GCAAATACGATCAGACCAAAAGTATGTAGATGATTGGTGATGAGAAGCTATTTCTCTTACTTAGCAAAAGCCTTAGTGATCCAGTCTCCACATCACACTTCTTTTCCAAAACCCTTCGTTTTACAATCACAGTATAACACGACACTAGCCAGTAGCCACCCACTTGATTATATTCCCAACACAAATCAAACCCACGTAGAAACTTGTGTACAAGACTCCATTTCCATTACTACTCGAACTCTCACTGCATTTGAGGCATAAATACCGTATCCTCGTCGCAAGAGCGAATAACAAGAACACAAGCATCACCCAGAGACCACTCTTCTCGTGTCCTCTTCCATAGTAAGAAGACAAACTTAAAGCATCTGCTCCATAGATGCCTTGACCATCTTCTTATTCTTCTAACATGGAAACAACCAAACCCATGTTGCTGAACTTGGCAAGCAAAACTATGAAGATAGCACCGTGAAAGAGAGCCATCACCGAGTCGAACAAGATCCTACTTGGACTTAGATCTTCGAAGCTGCTGCGTGTGGTATAACTGCCACCATCTCCCAATACTAATGTAATAGTAGTACGAGTAATCACCAACTCTGATGAGAGAAACTATGTACAAATAGTTCGTTGCTGCGAAGAAGAAACGGAAGAAAACAGAGGTTGACATGAGGAGGATATAGAGAGAAGTGATCAGACAACCTTCTATTCTGTTCTGACATATCTCCACGGTTCTCCGAACCAACTGTCGTAGTCCTAGAGGTTCCTCTTCGCTTGTGTAGACTAGTGAAGATGCGGAGACTATGGTTGTGGTGGTGAGGAGGTCTAAGAGGCTGTATGGGAACAAGTATAAGAGAAATGTCGGGAGAAGCAGCGAAATCAGGTTCTTCAACAAGGCATGATCTCGAGGAGCGGTGTAGTAGTAACCCCAAAACTTGACTTCTCGAGAGAAGTATTCAGAAGCGACTAAGACGGTGGTTTGGAGagagagctccaagaagatcaagaaacaaaagagaggGAGAGTGcaaatgaagaggaagagaaggagGTTTATGTTACCACAGACTAGCTTCCTTGCTCGTTTGAGTACATCAACGAACTCGAGATTCTCCTGAATCTTCATCTCCTTTTGCGTTTCTCTCTTATTTCTCaccaaagaagaagatggggaggTCACAGTTTGTGTAATAATGTAGTTGATATGCAGCTAATGGCCGTTTTCAATTAACGTTGACGTTGACTTGGTCCACAAGTCTGGCTACAATTCATTCTGGCAGAGGAAGAATATTCATGTCATGGGTACGTATGTACGATAAAGGAAAGCGTCAGTGGAAAATCAAATCATGATCACAGAAGACTCAACACATTTTCACAAGAAATACAAAAGGAAGCATCCACAAAGGGTTACATGTAATTTTAACTTTAACTAACCCCCAAAGAAAGATTAATAGTACCAATAGATGTTGAAAACTAGAGTGACCAAAAAGTGTGCAGAGAACCTAAGTGATGTGTAAAACTATTGGCGTGGCGAGCAGAGACCGAGGTAGAGGATCTTTCATTAGAAGCTTGATTGCAGATCAAGGTAAGAATGATGAGTGAAGAACAATGCAATCTTTTAAAAAGTGACAACAAGCAAATCTAGCTGATGATGgttgagatgatgatgatgcagaTTGATGGGTTGAAGATGACAAAGCTAAAGTTGTGGGAGACTAAGATGCAGCGCAGCTGCCGAGAGATCCCAGTATCTTACCAGAAATCATACctcacaagaaagaaaaaagtgaaAACACTTGAATCTTTTAGGTATATCACACGGAAGAGATATAAGAAAAATGTATGCAACAAAACACACCagaagcatatatatatatatatatatatatggatgatATGAGTAATATTGTAGTCAAATAAAGCATGAAAACGACCTTAGGGTTCAAGCACgctgaagacagcaagccaagACGGTCGACAGTAGTCCAAGATAACAAGAACAAGacagagagccgttggagaacAGCTTGAAGGAGAGTTCCAAATCACAGAAAAGTCTAATAAGACGCCACTGAGTCCATGCTCAACAACCAACCCTAGAAGAACTAATAGCATAGTAAACATATCCTAACGGGCACAGCAACACTCATCGTTCCTTCTTCTTCAGTAAGAGTCTCACACCCTGCAAGATAAATGCGAAGAGAATATGAGCcaccgacaaaaaaaaaaaaagaggattcAGAGAATTATGATAGAGGAAGTGATGTTTCATATCTCAAGAAATTCAGCTGCTCAAGCTGCAAACATTCCTAATTGTGATCTTCTGTAACTAACCTAAGACTGAATGTAGTAGAGGTGAAGCCTATTGTGTCAGCTTAGACTATCTGACTTTTAGAGGGATTTACAAAAAATGATTAGGCATGGTAGATTATAGGGTTGTTGGTCTTGAGATCTAGAGTTCAGATATATAGTTCATTCATATGTAGAGACAAAGCCGGAGTTGAGAATGTTTAGATATCAATCATATTAAGGAAACTGTGAACTTACTTACCCATTGGCATATGGTGAACGTCTGCCATAGGGCGAGTCTCTGCGGCGAGGGGAGTCACGTCTTGAGCTACGATACGGTGGTGGGGATCTGCTGTAGCGGCGGGGTGGAGGTGGACTCACACTGCGACGCCTTGGAGGAGACCTTCTTCCACGAGGGCTGATGCTCCTGAACGAACAAGATGGATTCCCCAATGAACAAAAAATGCATATCAAGAATCAACCCACTGCTTTTTCTAGCAATTGGCAGTACTTTAAAGAACAAGAATATTATTGAAGTAGCAatgttttagttaaaaactCACCTGCGTCCATATCCATAATCAGGACTCCTACGGCGAGGGCTAGGGCTTCTACGCCTCCCATAGCCTCCTCGACCACGGCGACACTCCCTCGCAAAATGTCCAGGCTCTCCACACTCGTAGCACTTGGAGTCCTCAATACCACCGCGACGGCCACCACCTCCACGACCTCCCTTATCTTTGTGAGAAAGCTCCACACGCCACCCGTTCTTCCCTGAAGACCATGTCTCAgttgttaacaaaagaaaaaaagttacaaTCTTGCaacaaaattaaatcaaaatcaaagcaACAAAACTAATCACAAACGTATGAGATTGAGATTAACACTGACCATCCAAAGCCCTGATTGCATCCAAAGCATCTCTTTCGTCATCGAACTCGAGGAAAGCGTAGCCCGGTGGCCTACGAGCTACCCAAACACTGCGATTTGATCTCAAGCCGTCAAAATTAGCCCACTGTTCAGAAAACAAAAGTGACTAAAAGATTAAATAGCTCAGAGATTTACTTGCGAAGGACGCCAAAGATCCTGAATTCATCTTCGAGTTCCCTTTCGGTGACCCGGGGGTCCAGATTCCCGACATAAACCCTTGTCATGTTGCCAAATCAGACAAATCTGAACGAACCCGAATTGTCAGTTACAGAGACTTGATGAGAAGATATCGAACCTGAGAAATCGAAGTATGGTACCTGAGAATCGAGGTCTTACGGCGGAGTGGGGAGGATGTATTAGGGTTCAGACTTGGGAGAGGAAAGAGAGCACGAATGTTCGAGGACTGATAAGTTAGTTTAATTATAGTGAAAGAATTTTACAAGTAAGTCCCTTCTTTGAAAGAAATTTTCACAAGAAGTCTGATATTTCACAAAAGGAGTTAATTTAAGCattcaactagattttgatcaaagcccatatttattttccttttttttttcaattgacaaatatttagtaaatgtcatatttcatatatttgtgttttattttataaaagacttaaactttttatttttctttatcgtgtttcattttaaatgactatttatatttaaaaaattaaactttatttctttaatgaattaagttggtataactctgataaattaatttcattatgtggttaatttttttaataaaaaaaattatatacttttaataaagatttatacttttcaatgaaaaaatttatttttttatgaatgcttaaattatattaagaaaattaaaaaaaataattaagaatggttgaaaaaaattatttgaatttggactcaatggccaaaagaaaaaaaaatgtgagaattgaatctgatttcttaatcggctCAAATGGCCCAATAGAGATCTGAAGTGGACAGTGGGCTGAATCCAAaaaaatgacccaatatagatgtgttattaatattacttgattacccttaatgaaacatgcaatgttagtaaagaaaatGGCAGGCTAAGGTAAAAAGGACAATAAGATCctactttaatagtatagatggaTTTTTTCTCCTCTTTTGTTTTATGTTAGTCTAGATGTTGGCGAACTTGCTTTCATAGGTTTCTTACTATCCAACACTGTTCAGCAAGTTGCATATGTTGATTCAAGGAATCAGTGAATCAATACTACATATTTCTTAGTGGTTCATTTGTTTCTTAAAGATATATAAGCAAGATTCTATTCAATTGCTTCAGTGTAAAAATAGTGTATATATCGATACCCAGCGGCCCATCTGATTTGGTTTTGAGACTCCTCATGACTCAAGTGAAGACTCAACACGAACTTGTAGCTCACCAAACTATTTTGTCTATCTGATGCGTATCGAGCTCTGGTATTTTCTCTTGTATGgtaagattttagtttttgttttccttttttatagGATAACCTCTATATATCTATTTCAagaagagttattcttgggttcatccCCTACGGTGAACCTCACCAGCCaataagatttcattatttcaaattcgatatcttttaaaaaaagaaacaaaatattatcaaattatattatgtttttaaaataaaaaaagtaaaaaaaaaatagcagctacaaaaaaagaattaaaaaaatctttttaacgtcgtcagcaaaatactaaaccctaaatcctaatccctaaaccctaaatcctaaatctttgggtaaacctaaaccttgggtaaaccctaaaccattaggtaaattctaaacccttgggtaaaccctaaacccttggataaatcctaaactctaaataaaaacactaaaccctaaaactctaaaccctaaattctaaaccctaaacccttgagtgttttagtgtttagtgattttgatttagagtttaagatttatcctagagtttaagatttatcctagattttagggtttacccaagagtttagggtttaggatttagggtttagggattaagatttagggtttaatgttttgctgacgacgttaaaaatatatttttttgtaattactactatttttttttttattttttttaccttttaatttttaaaaaataatataatttgacaatattttattttcttttttaaaagatatcgaatatgaaataacacaatcttaTTGGTCGGTGAGGTTACCAAGAATAAGTCTTTCGAGAAAGGCCAACACATTGTAAAGGTCAAACCACAGGTAAGCTAAAGACTAACATTTGTgctaatcaaatgcaaaagcTTCCTTCTACCTTCTTATGTGATCGAATCTGTTATTCTTCCTGATGCAGGGAGTAAGCAAAGGCCTAGCCGTGGAGAAAGTCATACACCGAATGGTAGAGAATGGAAACTCACCTGACACGGTGATGTTTGAGAGCATATTAAGCACAGTGACAAACCCGGACCTCCCAATGCGACCAAAGATCTTTGCCTGCACGGTGCGAAGAAAGCCAAGTACTTCCTAGATGATGTCTCTGACGTATTGAAGCTCCTAGCAGGACTAGCTACTGCATCGAGCAGCTCCAAGCCTGAGCATCAACAAGGAACTTCTTCCTCACATACACATGTGGCGTCTGAGAGCATCATCTgataccaaaaaaaagaaatgtatCAGAGTGtgagtaacaaaaaaaaagaaattatttttgttttaccaAGCTTGGGGGATGGTGTTTTCTTCTACCTCTTTCATCTCTTTGTATAGAATCATCTTTTGAAGATCTCAATGGTGTATTCACTCGTAACAGAGTAACCAAATGAACAAGTTGGTTTTGTATATGACATATAATAATCTTGTGAGCATTTTCTATCACACTAATAGATAACACAGTTGACAGTCCCTTGGACGTTTGTTACAACGTCTTCAATAATATCATGCTGCTAATAATTTCTGGCATTAAAAAAAGCTGTTGTGCCGACGTTTGATGACATGACACGTGTGTCGCTCGTCTACGTCTCTCTctacttttgttgtctccaacCTTTTTCTCCTCCCTTCCTCACAAATTGTCCCTACTTCCTTCACCATTTACACCATCACTATTTCCTTTGATAACCATTTCCTCTTCAGCATAAGTATCTATCATTCACATTGTTCTCTGTTTTTAGATATGAACTAGGGTTTTAGCTCTTCACGTCTCTCCCGAAACTAAAAGTAATGAAAAGGGACTACTTTCTGTTTCTGGGTATCATCATTCTCCTCTTCTCTGGGCTTGTagcttcagctccttcatcaACTTCACCAGCGAGTTAGTCTAGTCtcactctgtttttttcttttttcttcacaaTGGGTCGTTTTTCGATCTTTACTCACGTTATTCATCCTCTTTCCGCAGAGATCGTTAGTGGGTTCATCTCAAATCACGGAACTTCCCTCATGAAATGGCTATGGTCTCTCAAAACCACCTCCAAAAAAACAGGTTTCCAAAACCACTACTTCATCC
This region of Brassica napus cultivar Da-Ae chromosome C5, Da-Ae, whole genome shotgun sequence genomic DNA includes:
- the LOC106400481 gene encoding LOW QUALITY PROTEIN: uncharacterized protein LOC106400481 (The sequence of the model RefSeq protein was modified relative to this genomic sequence to represent the inferred CDS: inserted 2 bases in 1 codon; deleted 2 bases in 2 codons; substituted 1 base at 1 genomic stop codon) translates to MKIQENLEFVDVLKRARKLVCGNINLLLFLFICTLPLFCFLIFLELSLQTTVLVASEYFSREVKFWGYYYTAPRDHALLKNLISLLLPTFLLYLFPYSLLDLLTTTTIVSASSLVYTSEEEPLGLRQLVRRTVEICQNRIEGCLITSLYILLMSTSVFFRFFFAATNYLYIVSLIRVGDYSYYYYISIXGDGGSYTTRSSFEDLSPSRILFDSVMALFHGAIFIVLLAKFSNMGLVVSMLEEXEDGQGIYGADALSLSSYYGRGHEKSGLWVMLVFLLFALATRIRYLCLKCSESSSSNGNGVLYTSFYVGLICVGNIIKWVATASVVLYCDCKTKVLEKKCDVETGSLRLLLSKRNSFSSPIIYILLV
- the LOC106401895 gene encoding serine/arginine-rich splicing factor RSZ21 isoform X1 — translated: MTRVYVGNLDPRVTERELEDEFRIFGVLRNVWVARRPPGYAFLEFDDERDALDAIRALDGKNGWRVELSHKDKGGRGGGGRRGGIEDSKCYECGEPGHFARECRRGRGGYGRRRSPSPRRRSPDYGYGRRSISPRGRRSPPRRRSVSPPPPRRYSRSPPPYRSSRRDSPRRRDSPYGRRSPYANGV
- the LOC106401895 gene encoding serine/arginine-rich splicing factor RSZ21 isoform X2 → MTRVYVGNLDPRVTERELEDEFRIFGVLRNVWVARRPPGYAFLEFDDERDALDAIRALDGKNGWRVELSHKDKGGRGGGGRRGGIEDSKCYECGEPGHFARECRRGRGGYGRRRSPSPRRRSPDYGYGRRSISPRGRRSPPRRRSVSPPPPRRYSRSPPPYRSSRRDSPRRRDSPYGRRSPYANG